From a single Nicotiana tomentosiformis chromosome 2, ASM39032v3, whole genome shotgun sequence genomic region:
- the LOC104116317 gene encoding LOW QUALITY PROTEIN: ribulose bisphosphate carboxylase small subunit, chloroplastic 2 (The sequence of the model RefSeq protein was modified relative to this genomic sequence to represent the inferred CDS: deleted 1 base in 1 codon), translated as MASSVMSSAAAVATGANAAQASMVAPFTGLKSASSFPVSRKQNLDITSIASNGGRVQCMQVWPPINKKKYETLSYLPDLSEEQLLREVEYLLKNGWVPCLEFETEHGFVYRENNKSPGYYDGRYWTMWKLPMFGCTDATQVLAEVEEAKKAYPQAWIRIIGFDNVRQVQCISFIAYKPEATKISILKTTYPMSSGEVCLNSPYPEETVLVFLHHSIQCMFLNSIQVYEN; from the exons ATGGCTTCCTCAGTTATGTCCTCAGCAGCTGCTGTTGCGACCGGCGCCAATGCTGCTCAAGCCAGCATGGTTGCACCCTTCACTGGCCTCAAATCCGCGTCCTCTTTCCCAGTTTCCAGGAAACAAAATCTTGACATTACTTCCATTGCTAGCAATGGTGGAAGAGTTCAATGCATGCAG GTGTGGCCACCAATTAACAAGAAGAAGTACGAGACACTCTCATACCTTCCTGATTTGAGCGAGGAGCAATTGCTTAGGGAAGTTGAGTACCTTTTGAAAAATGGATGGGTTCCTTGCTTGGAATTCGAGACTGAG CACGGATTCGTCTACCGTGAGAACAACAAGTCACCAGGTTACTACGATGGAAGGTACTGGACCATGTGGAAGTTGCCCATGTTCGGGTGCACTGATGCCACTCAGGTCTTGGCTGAGGTCGAGGAGGCTAAGAAGGCTTACCCACAAGCCTGGATCAGAATCATTGGATTCGACAACGTCCGTCAAGTGCAGTGCATCAGTTTTATTGCCTACAAGCCTGAA GCTACTAAAATCTCCATTTTAAAGACAACTTACCCTATGTCTTCGGGGGAAGTTTGTTTGAATTCTCCTTACCCTGAAGAAACTGTTTTGGTTTTTCTTCATCATTCTATTCAATGTATGTTTTTGAATTCCATTCAAGTTTATGAGAACTAA